Proteins encoded within one genomic window of Clostridiisalibacter paucivorans DSM 22131:
- a CDS encoding M20 metallopeptidase family protein has translation MEKERIVELSKKYYDRYVELRHEIHMYPETAFEEERTAKLVANELEKLGIEVYRNIGKTGVLGIIRGKYPGHTVLLRADMDALDIQEEADVPYRSKVKGKMHACGHDGHTAGLLGAAMILNELKDEIHGNIKLVFQPAEEDSGGAKPMIDEGILENPKVDVAFGCHLWGDIKEGNIMVKYGPMMAAPDKFIIKVIGKGGHASMPHKTIDPITISAQVINSMQTIVSRKVSPLKSAVISFGSINGGLAHNVIPNVIEMSGTVRTFDDDLRKWIPEAMEKTLKGIVELNDASYEFDYIEHFPPLINNDEMTDLVSQSVSKVVGEENIIIGNEPNMGGEDFAYFAQAVPSCFFFVGIAPDEDNPIPHHHPHFAWDDKNLLVSSQSLAMIALDYLEKNI, from the coding sequence ATGGAAAAGGAAAGGATTGTGGAATTATCTAAAAAATATTACGACAGATATGTGGAATTAAGGCATGAGATACATATGTATCCAGAGACTGCCTTTGAAGAGGAAAGAACTGCTAAACTAGTGGCAAATGAGCTGGAAAAATTAGGAATAGAAGTCTATAGAAATATTGGAAAAACAGGAGTATTAGGCATAATTAGAGGAAAATATCCAGGACATACAGTACTCCTTAGGGCAGATATGGATGCATTGGATATACAAGAAGAAGCAGATGTCCCATATAGATCTAAAGTTAAAGGTAAAATGCATGCCTGTGGTCATGATGGCCATACTGCAGGGCTTTTGGGGGCGGCTATGATACTGAATGAATTAAAGGATGAAATACATGGAAATATAAAATTAGTATTTCAGCCCGCAGAGGAAGATTCTGGAGGGGCAAAACCTATGATTGATGAAGGAATCTTGGAAAATCCTAAAGTAGATGTTGCATTTGGATGCCATTTGTGGGGGGATATTAAAGAAGGAAATATAATGGTTAAATATGGTCCTATGATGGCTGCACCAGACAAATTTATTATTAAAGTTATAGGAAAAGGTGGACATGCATCTATGCCTCACAAGACTATAGATCCCATAACTATATCGGCACAAGTAATAAATAGTATGCAGACTATAGTAAGTAGAAAGGTTAGTCCCCTTAAATCAGCTGTTATATCCTTTGGATCTATAAATGGAGGGTTGGCACATAATGTTATTCCCAATGTAATTGAAATGAGTGGAACAGTTCGTACATTTGATGATGATCTAAGAAAATGGATACCTGAAGCAATGGAAAAGACATTAAAGGGTATTGTAGAGTTAAATGATGCATCCTATGAATTTGATTATATAGAGCATTTTCCACCCCTTATAAATAATGATGAAATGACAGATTTGGTATCTCAATCTGTATCAAAGGTTGTTGGAGAAGAAAACATAATAATAGGGAATGAACCCAATATGGGTGGAGAAGATTTTGCGTATTTTGCTCAAGCTGTACCATCTTGTTTCTTTTTTGTAGGTATTGCACCAGATGAAGATAATCCAATTCCCCATCACCATCCTCATTTTGCTTGGGATGATAAGAATCTATTGGTATCTTCTCAATCATTAGCCATGATTGCATTGGATTATCTAGAAAAAAATATATAA
- a CDS encoding DMT family transporter, whose translation MEKIFTKKMNVFLIALLCMALWGSAFPVLKISYEELQIATEDIFSKLYFAGIRFFIASILVFTATRLIFKVKIDINKKNIGPIVLLGIMQTTLQYFFFYIGVANTSGIKSAILQASGTFFTVIIAHFVYSDDRIDFKKILSLILGFGGIIVVNIGKDFNGSFKLLGEGFLLSAALVSTTATIYVKFISRDINPMILTGGQMFIGSCILLIVGKIGMFENTIVFNKFTGGLLIYAAFLSATAFLLWYTLLKYNKPGQISIYRLFIPIFGSMLSAIFIPNEVLNLKLLMGLLLVVLGIVVLNIDKKEV comes from the coding sequence TTGGAAAAAATATTTACGAAAAAAATGAATGTGTTTTTAATAGCATTGTTATGTATGGCATTATGGGGCAGTGCATTTCCTGTACTCAAAATAAGTTATGAAGAACTACAGATAGCCACAGAAGATATATTTTCAAAACTATATTTTGCAGGGATTAGATTTTTTATAGCTTCTATTTTAGTTTTTACGGCTACTAGATTAATATTTAAAGTTAAAATAGATATAAATAAAAAGAATATAGGACCCATAGTATTATTGGGAATAATGCAGACAACCCTTCAGTATTTTTTCTTTTATATAGGAGTAGCAAATACTTCGGGGATAAAAAGTGCCATATTACAAGCCAGTGGGACTTTTTTTACAGTTATTATAGCACATTTTGTCTATAGTGACGATAGGATAGATTTTAAAAAGATATTAAGTCTTATACTGGGATTTGGAGGGATAATAGTAGTAAATATAGGAAAGGACTTTAATGGTAGTTTCAAGTTGTTAGGTGAGGGTTTTTTATTATCTGCTGCATTAGTTAGTACAACTGCTACTATATATGTGAAGTTTATATCTAGAGACATAAATCCTATGATACTAACAGGAGGACAGATGTTTATAGGGTCTTGTATATTGTTGATTGTTGGAAAAATAGGAATGTTTGAAAATACTATTGTATTCAATAAATTTACTGGAGGACTATTAATATATGCTGCATTTCTTTCTGCCACTGCATTTTTATTATGGTATACATTATTAAAGTATAATAAACCAGGTCAAATAAGTATATATAGATTGTTTATACCTATTTTTGGTTCTATGCTTTCAGCAATATTCATACCAAATGAGGTATTGAATTTAAAGTTGCTGATGGGATTATTGTTGGTAGTGTTAGGTATAGTAGTGCTAAATATAGATAAAAAAGAGGTATAG